In Betta splendens chromosome 1, fBetSpl5.4, whole genome shotgun sequence, the genomic stretch AGTCTCACCTGTCACACTGTACCTGTCAGCTGCTGGAGTATTACTGGATTCTTGCATTGGTCGTCTTCCAATACTGACGCTGTCTTGATGCAGTTCATTTGTTAAAACGGTCCAGAACACTAGCATTTGAACGAAGCTCTTTCTCTGTGCAGCCGTGCTAAAAATGTGGTGGCTCCAGCTCGGCCTCCGGTGCGGTTCTTCTCTGCTGAGGCCCCGGTGGTGGACCTGTACCTGGGTCAACTAGATCAGGTGAGATTCAAAGGATAAACTAAATAGGTGTCAGTGCACTCCCACTGAATGGAGGTTTTATAATCAGCGTGACAGCTTTTCCATTATCCTCTTTAAAAATCCAACTCTGCCTTTCAGCTACCGCTGTTGGTGAGTCCATCATCCAGAGCAGCACTTGTGCTTTTTACATGCTAATCTTCACGTCTGTGCAGGTGGAGCGTCTCAGGACTATGGCAGAGGTGTCCCTCATTTTCTTCTACGCCCCGTGGTGCGCTCACTCCATGGCTGCGcggcaggaagtggagcaggTTGCCAAGAAGCTGTCCAAACAGGTAGAAACGCAGCAAACACCTGCACAATGAGTGACCGAGCCAACGGAGGAACACGCGCTCACCAGATGCAGACTCACCGAGCCATTTACATGTAGAGTTAAATAattatactgtagcttcaaTTTATAATACAATGTTagaattaaattaaacagtgaAGTAGTTTGTGTAAGTATGAAAACACGGTCTCACTCTTTGGATGTGATGGTTTCCTGTAAGTGAGGTTGTGATGGGGCTGGTACTGTAATGCAGCACATCCTGTGTCTGCTGCGTTTCTCCTCACAGGTGCAGTTTGTCGCGGTCAACTGCTGGTGGAGTCAGGGGAAATGCAGGAAGCTGAACCGCCTGTACCAGTACCCCACCATCCACCTGTTCTACAGAAGGTAGGGCCGCGGCCGGAACGAGGTAGACATTTAGTTTACTGATGAGACGCATAAAAATGTGTACTTCTGTTATTTATGCAAAATAATTCTGTCACttccttttaaaaaaaagcctgtTTCAGTGCACAATTCGTCCTTCATGAGTCGTCTGCCTGCTCGCCGTCCTCAGGTTTGGGCCCATAGACTACAAAGGTCCACTGGTGGCGCCGTATGTGGAGAGTTTTATCCTCAGAGTCATCACTCCACTCATTTACCTCCCGTCGAAAGCCACACTTGAGGAATTCCTCTCCGACCATGAGGTACAGTTGGGTTTCAGGTTATTTGAGTGAGCGCTGCACCACCATACGCATTCTCTCATGGATGAATCTGGACCTCAAGCTTcattcaaaataaatgaaatgtttttatcCCGATGGCGGCGTCTTCTGAATTTGCAGTCTCGAGTGGTGGGTTTCTTCCAGTTCAActcctctcctcagcctccagggtACATCACCTATCTGTCCTCAGCCCTGCAAGCGCTCAAGTGGGGTAAGACCTCATCCTACAAGGACGTAATGAAGTCAGTCTATGATCTAAGCTGAAAGCGGCGTGTGATGGACAAATACATGAGGACAGAGTTTTACATAGAATGAGATGGGAGTCTTCCATCCTGAGCCTTGTCTTCTGGTGCAGATTCCCACGGTGTCGTGCGTTTTGGGGTCGTCACCAGCAAACAGGTGGCTGAGGCCATATCAGTGAAAGACGATGAAACCGTTTACCTCCACCGAACGTTCAACTCGTCTCTGGTACGAGATCATCCCGCTCtcctcacacacagctcaccACTCAAACACCATAGATTCAGTGAAAGTGGTTTTGCCCTTCAGATCTTTCCCCGGCAGGAGCGGAACTTCACGTCGGACGGCATCTGTAGGTGGGTGTTCGAGCACCACGAGAGCGTCGTCCAGTGGCTGCAGCCGCCGGGGACCAAGTCGCGTCTGCTGGAGCGGGAGCTGAACAGAGgccctgcgctgctgctgttcctgccgTACGACCCGCTGGCGTCCGAGCCCAGCGcgctcctgcagcaggtgagctgctgctttgaatGGAGGGTCTGCTGTTTCCCGCTTGGACGAGGCTGAAGGCCGCTCTCTGCTGCCCCTCAGGTCACCGACGTGGCCGTGCGCTATCACTCCTGCGGCAGTAACGCCTCGTCCGTCTCACTGTGCTGCCATTCGGTCGTCCTCGCACACTCCAGGACGAGTGTGTGCGAGGTGTGTCTGAGCTCGTGGAGCTCCACCGGCTGCCTGTTCCCGTCCGCGGCTCAGGGAGAGGTCCTGCAGACTTATGTCCAACACTGCTGCCTCCATAATCTGCCTGTCCCCGTGTCCGCTGGCTGTAGCAACCTGCTGAACAGCTACAGCCCCTTCAGTCAATACAGTGCCTGCTGTAGGGAAGTAGAGCCTCAGCTCAACCAGTCTGAAGCCAAAGAGGAGCCGCGCATGCAGCGTGATCGCCCCACGCCCGGGGCCCCTCCACGCGCGGCCCCGCTGCAGGGCGGCGGCATCACGGGGCTCCAGTGTCGGACGAACAAGACCCTCAGGTTTTACGTGCTTGACGTGGCGCTGAACTGGCCGCTGGCTGTGAGACTGGGAGCGTCGGGGACCATCAGAGCTGCGGGCGTGCGCAGCGACGCCGGCCGCGTCTTTGCAACGATCGTGAACCTGAAGGATGAAGTTCACTACGTTCTACAGCAGATCCCAGCAGCCGGAGCCACGCTGACGGAGTCTCTGGGTAAGAGCAGACAGGAAGTTCGCTTTTCAAAAGAAAACCACCCTCAGACAAAGGATCAGCCGCACATAATTGCTGTGTTTAGGACTGAGGctgttgtttgctgtgtttttaccAGACTTTGAGTAAAGAGGCTGGTTTATTTTCCAACGAGCAACAAACAGCCTTTCACTTTTCACACATTATTAATGTGGGAAAATAACAATAATCGTTCTAATCATGTTTGCTCATGTTTGGAGGAAGGACAGAAAAGCTAGAGAACCCATTgtgtggttgtctgtctctgtgtgggtTCAAGAGGCCTTCATCAGGAACTTCAGCGCTCCGTACAGCGTTTTGCAGCGGCACCTGGTGGGAGAGGAGAACACGACGGAGGCCGAGCGCTCAGACTCGcaccagcagccgccgccgccgcggcgccgcctcaTCACGGAGCTGaccacttcctccttcctgccctTTGTCATGGACCTTGAGAAGGTGAGAGCGGACGGGTTCACGGCGGCCTTTTGCAGGGTGAAGCCTCATCTAACAGGAAAACTGTGTGCAGcatcaataaaaacacagcattcGCTGTCATTTTCAGACACGTGTTTTCAGGCTTTGTGTCTAGAGAGCAGGACAAAGCCTCACTTCTCTGCAGCCGATGTGGCTGTAGTGACTGTTGCATGCGATGTTTGTTGTATCCAACGATCTGCGTGGACGAAGGCTAAACGTGCGTCCTCTTCCAGGACGTGGTGCTCATCTACTACACGCAGTGGTGTGGCTTCTGCTCCGCCCTCAACCACATCTTCATCCAGctggccaggctgctgcagggaaACAGCACCGTCGCTGTGGCCAGGTACCGTCTGAGCATCGTCGCACGTCCCAGCAGATCCTGGATCAGGTTCTGCATTATCTCTGACTCACTACTGCCTCTCGCCTTTTCGTCTGTGCAGAGTGAACGTTGCTCGCAACGACCTTCCCTGGGAGTTCATGGTGGATCACGTCCCCACCATTCTGCTCTTTCCCAGAtacaggtgagtgtgtgcactATGCAGAGACGCACATCTGGACAATTAGCATCAGAAACGAGTttgagcagctcagcctcctgaGCAATGAATGCTGGTGTGGACAGCGCTGACACCTGATTATGTTCCTTCTTTTTGTCCTTAAGGAAAGACCTCAGTGTGAAGTTTCCTGGTGACCTGCCCGTCACGCTGCCCAACCTCCTGCACTTCATCCTGCAGCATTCACGGCACACAGAGAAGCCAGAGGCGGCGTGTGCGGACGGCCCGGGCCCGAGCCCCGTCCTGCGTGCGGAGTTCGTGGCGCTCCAGCGGGAGGTGCGAGCGCTGCATCACGCTCGCTCGCGCCTCTCGCAGCAGCTGGCGCAGCTGTGGCGCGACAACCGGCGGCTGACGTTCGGCACTCGCAGCCTAGAGGCCCAGAACGCCGAGCTGCAGCGGGAGCGGCAGAGcttggagcagcagcaccgggAGAAAAGCCGTCAGCTCGGGGAGGCGGTGAAGCGCCTGCAGGAGCTGGCGGACACGTCCGAGAACCTGCTGCACGAGAACATGCTGCtcaagctgctgctcagagcgCTGAAGGACAGGGCGGAGGCCGGGGAGCAGGGGGACGCGGAGAGACAGGAGGCGGAACAGAAGAGAAGCCACATGGCCTCCTGAGTGTCCGTCTACAGGGAGTCCGGATCAGAACACAATGAGGAGGACGGACGGGATTTAAAGAGGGAAGGATGAGGAAAACGAGCTGTGATTAAAGCTGAGAGGTGGTGAAAGAagtggagaaagaaagaaagaaaggtcatGTAAAACCTGAGGGCTAATGACCTCGTCTGTCTTATCAGGACACAAAGGGACTGAAAGtctgtggggggcggtgggctgctgctgagtcacgaCAGAAGACGACGGGACTGAGGGTCTGAGAACGGCTGTCCGGCTGCGGCCGCTCTGCTGagggctgatgatgatgatgatgatgatgatgatgatgatgatgaagagctctctgctggaacctgcagccgcgtcctgCAGCGACGGAGGGCGAACTGTAGTCGCCCGCGGCTGCTCTCAGGGGAAGTACGACACAAAACGCCGTCGTCAGTCTTTGCTAATCGGGCGACTAAAGCATCTGTGCAATCGACAGCTCTGCCTCGTGACTGGAGGAGTCAAAGCTCCAATAATTCTGTAGCACTCTCCCTTTTCTGGCCGGTTGCCTCCAGTGTTAGCGTTGAAGCAGCGGAGGCACGCGGACTGAGGGCTACTGATAAAGCTGGGACTTATTTAATACTAAAGATGAGACGAGCACTTGAATTGATTAGAAAGAGCCTTTTTTTCTTGAAGTGATTGATTTTTTTACAGGAATTGGTGAGTTTCTAAACTCTAACTATTCAGGTATTAAGGATGAAATGCTGCAATTGTTTGAACTGATTTTTACAGATTAAAAATCTTTCATGTAATCTTTGTCTGGCTGTTTAATGGTGGTTGAGCCTCACCAAGGCCGCTCAGCTCCAGTCATTCGGAGCTAAACTGCTGAATCTAATTTGGTGCCGACCGGAGCAGGTGCTGTTGATTTCAGCCTGAATGCTTGTTATTCATCGACACTTAGTTTCATGCACTGAAGATCTCTGGGCCACAGAGACTTTGTGTAACGTGCGGCTTAAACAATTTTTCTCCTGCTACTCGAACTTGAACTTGCGTGGAAAACTGTCAAACCAAGTATAAGAGTCGTAAGAACGGACACCAACAGAGGAATAAAATCATTTCTTTTACACGTGGTTTGAGAGTCGACGGCAGCTGGTCGTCGTTTTTCCTGGGATGGGGTTGGGTCAGTGAAGCAGACGTCCACCCTGTGACTCAGTCCATCGGGTTTAGTCCACGCTGATCAACCTTCACACATCTTCTCCAGAACCTGTAAGTACTCCACCAACATTACTTAAATTCAAATACAATGAATAATAACTATAACATAAAATCAATTTGCACGGCTAATTAATTAATCCAGGGCTTTGCCTTCAACCAACTTCTCCAAACCAGTGttaaatgcattttcattctgTCCCCTCTCTAATAATTCTAGCCTGATTAAATGTCAAACTCAGATTCACAGATTAGTTCACGTTGGAGTAAATGAACTGTGTCCTCACGTATGTTTCTTTTGAGTGCAGGTCATAGTTTCAGGCCGTTTGTTGAGTCAGAGGCCGTGTTTTGGGTCATAACtgttcctgtttcttcttcagGGTCGATGGCGAACCCGCCTGTGCCTGTTGGTGAGTCTTTCCTCCATCGCGGCTTTCGTGTCTGTGACCTCTATCAGCTGATCTGCTTTAACCCGGTCCAGCTCGTGTGTCCTGCCTGTCACCAGACGGTCCTCACTGAGGTGGACTCCACGCCCGGTCTGCTGACCTACCTGTTCTGTGGCGGCCTCTTCTTCTGCGGGTAAGGACGGGACGGCTCTGCATCCGTCCTCCCCCCTGTTTGAGTGACGCCGCTCGGCCGCTGTCCTCTGCAGCTTTGCCTTCGGCTGCTGCCTCGTCCCGTTCTGCGTGGAGCGGTTGAGGGACGCCCAGCacccctgctccacctgcaagGCCGCGCTCGGCGTCTACAAGCGCCTGTGACCGACTTCAGAGCTGCAAACGTTCGGACATGTTGATCCACGGAGGGCAGCGTCATCAGCTCACTGCCAGAAAGCAAGGTCTTGATGCATCCCacccgtctccatgacaacaggcTCTTTACTCCCCTGTCTCATGGTTGGATGATGTAACCACGCGAGTTATGCACAATAAACGAGTCTCAGCCTTTTCCTATGTTTCCTTGTTTTGACCTTGGTGCTGTTTGCTCTTTTACAGCTCTGCAGGTGTGAAGCACGTTCAGCGCtaaccactaggtggcgctgtGGCCTTTTTCGCCCTGCACTCCATCACGTTTGTCTCCACTAACCGAATCAGATGCTTGCTTTGTTCTTTAAGCTCCTTCAcgcaggctgcaaacaaacactCGCACGCAGACAAATCCAGTCTTATTCCTCACGAAATGTGACAGAGCCGTGGACGCACGTCCCCGGGCTCCTGCCACCTGTCGCCATGAGCCCAGCCTGTCACTGTTAAAGCTGCTCAGGacggttgggaggagggaggatgccGCTGATGCCGCTGATGCCGCTGATGCGCTCGGCTCCTCCTGTAGCTCCTGCATCCTTCCCCACATAAAACCACATTTTGTGCTATAGTGTGAGAAATCGCTCATGTGGGATTGACCTACATCCTGTGTTGTGCAGCCACTCCCTCGaacagacagtgacagaaaagCCTTGAACCTGTGGCTCGCACTGAAGAGGCCTCTGACGTCGGTGAGAGTGTTGTTTGTACCAGTCAGTGACCCTGTGAAGATGCTGAACAGTAGAAGGAAGATACACAAATGTCATCATCAGCCTCCAGTTTGGAGCATCATGAGAAAAACATTAGTGAATGCttaaaatgtgataaaatcAATAGGGTCAGAGGACAAATCG encodes the following:
- the txndc11 gene encoding thioredoxin domain-containing protein 11 isoform X1, translated to MLRRVRHSLRQVLCLMARRPAVLCGAIVLSVLVILAVKFTCSRAKNVVAPARPPVRFFSAEAPVVDLYLGQLDQVERLRTMAEVSLIFFYAPWCAHSMAARQEVEQVAKKLSKQVQFVAVNCWWSQGKCRKLNRLYQYPTIHLFYRRFGPIDYKGPLVAPYVESFILRVITPLIYLPSKATLEEFLSDHESRVVGFFQFNSSPQPPGYITYLSSALQALKWDSHGVVRFGVVTSKQVAEAISVKDDETVYLHRTFNSSLIFPRQERNFTSDGICRWVFEHHESVVQWLQPPGTKSRLLERELNRGPALLLFLPYDPLASEPSALLQQVTDVAVRYHSCGSNASSVSLCCHSVVLAHSRTSVCEVCLSSWSSTGCLFPSAAQGEVLQTYVQHCCLHNLPVPVSAGCSNLLNSYSPFSQYSACCREVEPQLNQSEAKEEPRMQRDRPTPGAPPRAAPLQGGGITGLQCRTNKTLRFYVLDVALNWPLAVRLGASGTIRAAGVRSDAGRVFATIVNLKDEVHYVLQQIPAAGATLTESLEAFIRNFSAPYSVLQRHLVGEENTTEAERSDSHQQPPPPRRRLITELTTSSFLPFVMDLEKDVVLIYYTQWCGFCSALNHIFIQLARLLQGNSTVAVARVNVARNDLPWEFMVDHVPTILLFPRYRKDLSVKFPGDLPVTLPNLLHFILQHSRHTEKPEAACADGPGPSPVLRAEFVALQREVRALHHARSRLSQQLAQLWRDNRRLTFGTRSLEAQNAELQRERQSLEQQHREKSRQLGEAVKRLQELADTSENLLHENMLLKLLLRALKDRAEAGEQGDAERQEAEQKRSHMAS
- the txndc11 gene encoding thioredoxin domain-containing protein 11 isoform X2, giving the protein MLIFTSVQVERLRTMAEVSLIFFYAPWCAHSMAARQEVEQVAKKLSKQVQFVAVNCWWSQGKCRKLNRLYQYPTIHLFYRRFGPIDYKGPLVAPYVESFILRVITPLIYLPSKATLEEFLSDHESRVVGFFQFNSSPQPPGYITYLSSALQALKWDSHGVVRFGVVTSKQVAEAISVKDDETVYLHRTFNSSLIFPRQERNFTSDGICRWVFEHHESVVQWLQPPGTKSRLLERELNRGPALLLFLPYDPLASEPSALLQQVTDVAVRYHSCGSNASSVSLCCHSVVLAHSRTSVCEVCLSSWSSTGCLFPSAAQGEVLQTYVQHCCLHNLPVPVSAGCSNLLNSYSPFSQYSACCREVEPQLNQSEAKEEPRMQRDRPTPGAPPRAAPLQGGGITGLQCRTNKTLRFYVLDVALNWPLAVRLGASGTIRAAGVRSDAGRVFATIVNLKDEVHYVLQQIPAAGATLTESLEAFIRNFSAPYSVLQRHLVGEENTTEAERSDSHQQPPPPRRRLITELTTSSFLPFVMDLEKDVVLIYYTQWCGFCSALNHIFIQLARLLQGNSTVAVARVNVARNDLPWEFMVDHVPTILLFPRYRKDLSVKFPGDLPVTLPNLLHFILQHSRHTEKPEAACADGPGPSPVLRAEFVALQREVRALHHARSRLSQQLAQLWRDNRRLTFGTRSLEAQNAELQRERQSLEQQHREKSRQLGEAVKRLQELADTSENLLHENMLLKLLLRALKDRAEAGEQGDAERQEAEQKRSHMAS